One window from the genome of [Mycobacterium] stephanolepidis encodes:
- a CDS encoding MFS transporter produces the protein MRNADFRRLWLAGVVTVIGAGLTLFAVPVQIYALTHSSAYVGLTGVFGLVPLVVFGLWGGALADRMDRRTLLIITAIGLGVSSVLLWLQAALSVDNVWVVLCLLSVQQAFFAVNSPTRAAAIPRMLPLDQLPAANALNMTVQQFGFIAGPLLAGVLLKWVDLSTLYLIDAIACLAPIWATVRLHRMPPSSASKDLQANTSGLRDVLEGFRYLAGHKIVLMSFVVDLIAMIFGMPRILFPQIAHEGFGDPADGGTVIALLSAAISVGAVIGGVFSGWFHRIDRQGLAVVVSIVVWGLAMVGFGLTAHAPLLWLSLVFLVIGGIADMVSAAFRTTILQSVATDDVRGRLQGVFTVVVAGGPRVADFTHGAAAAVVGTTAAAAGGGALVVVGVIIAALLVPVFVRFRTSDEITAEDASEAGQDTVQPQ, from the coding sequence CTGCGCAACGCCGATTTCCGGCGTCTGTGGCTGGCCGGGGTCGTCACGGTCATCGGCGCAGGGCTCACGCTGTTCGCGGTCCCTGTTCAGATCTATGCGCTCACCCACAGTTCGGCGTACGTGGGACTGACGGGCGTTTTCGGTTTGGTGCCGTTGGTGGTGTTCGGACTGTGGGGCGGCGCGCTGGCGGACCGGATGGACCGGCGGACCCTGCTGATCATTACGGCCATCGGGCTGGGTGTTTCTTCGGTGCTGTTGTGGCTGCAGGCCGCGTTATCCGTCGACAACGTGTGGGTGGTGCTGTGCCTGCTCTCGGTGCAGCAGGCCTTCTTCGCGGTGAATTCACCGACGCGCGCCGCGGCGATTCCGCGGATGCTTCCGCTCGATCAGCTGCCGGCCGCCAACGCGCTGAACATGACGGTCCAGCAGTTCGGGTTCATCGCGGGGCCGCTGCTGGCCGGGGTGCTGCTGAAGTGGGTGGATCTGTCCACCTTGTATCTGATTGACGCCATCGCGTGCTTGGCGCCGATCTGGGCGACAGTCCGGCTGCACAGGATGCCGCCGAGTAGTGCATCAAAAGATCTGCAAGCCAACACTTCTGGCCTTCGTGACGTCCTCGAGGGTTTCCGCTATCTGGCCGGGCACAAGATCGTCCTGATGTCTTTCGTGGTGGACCTCATCGCCATGATCTTCGGGATGCCGCGCATCCTGTTCCCGCAGATTGCCCACGAGGGGTTCGGCGACCCGGCCGACGGCGGCACCGTGATCGCGCTGCTATCGGCGGCGATATCGGTGGGTGCGGTGATCGGCGGGGTGTTCTCCGGCTGGTTCCATCGGATCGATCGCCAGGGTCTGGCGGTGGTGGTCAGCATCGTGGTGTGGGGGCTGGCGATGGTGGGTTTTGGGCTCACCGCGCACGCGCCGCTGCTGTGGCTGTCGCTGGTGTTCCTGGTGATCGGCGGCATCGCCGACATGGTGTCGGCGGCCTTCCGGACAACGATCCTGCAATCGGTGGCGACGGACGATGTGCGCGGCCGCTTGCAGGGTGTGTTCACGGTGGTGGTGGCCGGAGGGCCGCGGGTTGCCGACTTCACGCACGGTGCGGCCGCCGCGGTCGTGGGTACGACGGCAGCCGCCGCCGGTGGTGGTGCGCTTGTGGTGGTGGGGGTGATCATTGCCGCGCTCCTCGTTCCGGTGTTCGTACGGTTCCGGACGTCGGACGAGATCACAGCGGAGGATGCGAGCGAGGCCGGTCAGGACACGGTGCAACCCCAGTAG